In Paenibacillus phoenicis, one genomic interval encodes:
- a CDS encoding dihydroorotate dehydrogenase electron transfer subunit gives MAIVVANEEISPGVFKLSVQGRFTGKMGQFYMLRAGERYPLLSRPISIFDLEEDRLDFLIRVAGVGTTRLSELKQGDRLTLDGPFGNGFPPLEGRTAFVGGGIGIAPFYYALREAPQADVYLGYSREPYLVEEFRAMSRGNVTVDVGGSILEKVDFRAYDTVIACGPHPMLHAVQRKQAESGGQAKVYVSLENRMACGIGACLVCSVKCRDVRKKACADGPVFLAEEVMFV, from the coding sequence ATGGCAATCGTAGTGGCTAACGAGGAAATATCACCAGGGGTGTTCAAACTGTCCGTACAAGGGCGATTTACGGGAAAAATGGGGCAATTCTACATGTTGCGTGCAGGAGAACGCTATCCGTTACTGTCCCGACCGATCAGTATCTTTGATCTCGAAGAGGATCGGCTGGATTTCTTGATCCGGGTTGCGGGGGTAGGTACGACCCGGTTATCTGAACTGAAGCAAGGCGACCGATTGACCTTGGACGGGCCGTTTGGTAACGGGTTTCCGCCGCTGGAGGGAAGAACCGCCTTTGTAGGCGGTGGCATCGGCATCGCTCCGTTTTATTATGCGCTTAGGGAAGCACCGCAGGCAGACGTATATCTCGGTTACAGCCGCGAGCCTTATTTGGTAGAGGAGTTCCGTGCGATGTCCCGCGGCAACGTGACGGTGGATGTAGGCGGCTCGATTCTAGAGAAAGTGGATTTTCGGGCGTACGATACGGTAATTGCTTGCGGGCCTCATCCGATGTTGCATGCCGTCCAGCGCAAACAGGCGGAAAGCGGCGGCCAGGCCAAGGTATACGTCTCCCTGGAGAATCGGATGGCATGCGGAATCGGTGCTTGCCTTGTCTGCAGCGTGAAATGCAGAGACGTCCGGAAGAAGGCTTGCGCTGACGGGCCGGTATTTTTGGCGGAAGAGGTGATGTTTGTATGA
- a CDS encoding polysaccharide deacetylase family protein: MLIQLKNALVCCMTASLIMVGGTEFYPVKAAALDLENRGPESQGDQADKKAALVPAGAKPADLGELRRKYSETFIFRGPEVKQIALTFDDGPDPRFTPQILDVLHRKGVKATFFVVGARAKKFPGLLRRMHHEGHLIGNHSFNHPNFRNRSIKQFQSEILRTEKIIQNVVGYRPQLIRPPYGEIKEEQVQWAKKNGYTLVNWNVDSQDWKGIDKNKVISNVMRTAGPGSIILQHSGGGVGSDLTGTIQALPKIIDALQAQGYQFVDLSELLHTTKYR, translated from the coding sequence TTGCTTATTCAGCTTAAGAATGCTCTGGTCTGCTGCATGACCGCTTCTCTGATCATGGTGGGCGGGACGGAATTTTATCCCGTCAAAGCCGCCGCACTGGATCTCGAAAACAGAGGGCCAGAATCTCAGGGGGACCAGGCGGACAAGAAGGCGGCACTCGTGCCCGCAGGTGCCAAGCCGGCAGATCTTGGTGAGCTGCGGCGCAAATATTCAGAAACCTTCATCTTCCGGGGGCCGGAGGTGAAGCAGATTGCACTGACCTTCGATGATGGTCCGGATCCGCGGTTTACGCCGCAAATTTTGGACGTGCTTCACCGGAAAGGGGTCAAAGCCACCTTCTTTGTTGTTGGTGCACGGGCTAAGAAGTTTCCCGGCCTGTTACGGCGGATGCATCACGAAGGCCATCTCATCGGCAATCACTCCTTTAATCATCCGAACTTCCGCAACCGCTCCATTAAGCAGTTCCAGAGCGAGATTTTACGCACGGAGAAAATTATCCAGAACGTCGTTGGATACCGTCCCCAGCTGATTCGGCCGCCTTATGGAGAAATCAAGGAAGAACAGGTTCAATGGGCGAAAAAGAACGGCTACACCCTCGTCAATTGGAATGTGGATTCACAGGATTGGAAAGGGATCGACAAGAACAAAGTGATCTCCAACGTGATGCGCACGGCGGGGCCCGGCTCGATCATCCTTCAGCACTCAGGCGGCGGCGTTGGCTCCGACTTAACCGGCACCATCCAGGCTTTGCCGAAGATCATCGACGCCTTGCAGGCACAGGGGTATCAATTCGTTGATCTTTCCGAGCTGCTGCATACGACCAAATACCGCTGA
- a CDS encoding 3D domain-containing protein — MNTRIWSKIAATALIAASLTIPMQTTSVHADAVHKAVEGDTFYLLAKKYGVDMNKLMAANPSINPKNIYAGLKITIPGVQTQTTGVASAAPAKKESAATTTASASKLKVMSTGNVVEAWGKTFTYSKTINVKASAYSASASENGKWGAVDYFGNPLKLGTIAVDPNVIPMGTKVLVTGHNHDGLPDQAFVATATDQGGAIKGNRIDIFIPGSAANAKSFGFQDVTLYVLN; from the coding sequence TTGAATACTCGTATTTGGTCTAAAATTGCAGCAACGGCGCTGATCGCCGCAAGCCTTACGATTCCGATGCAGACGACTTCCGTCCATGCAGACGCGGTACATAAAGCCGTGGAAGGAGATACTTTTTATCTTCTTGCCAAAAAATATGGCGTAGATATGAATAAGCTCATGGCTGCCAACCCATCCATCAATCCGAAAAATATTTACGCTGGTTTAAAAATCACCATTCCGGGAGTTCAAACCCAAACGACGGGAGTTGCTTCCGCTGCTCCGGCGAAGAAGGAGAGCGCAGCTACGACAACTGCTTCCGCTTCCAAGCTCAAGGTCATGTCTACCGGGAACGTGGTTGAAGCATGGGGGAAAACCTTTACTTACTCGAAAACGATCAATGTGAAAGCATCGGCGTATTCGGCATCAGCTAGTGAGAATGGAAAATGGGGCGCGGTTGACTACTTCGGCAACCCGCTGAAGCTTGGTACCATCGCTGTTGATCCGAATGTCATTCCGATGGGCACAAAGGTGCTGGTGACCGGCCACAACCATGACGGTCTGCCGGATCAGGCTTTTGTAGCTACGGCCACCGATCAGGGGGGCGCAATCAAGGGTAACCGGATTGATATCTTTATTCCCGGCAGCGCAGCAAATGCGAAATCGTTTGGTTTCCAAGATGTGACGCTTTACGTATTAAATTAA